Proteins co-encoded in one Deltaproteobacteria bacterium genomic window:
- a CDS encoding glycosyltransferase — protein MDRPDRKTIGFFTDGPAFDGATLQKKALGGSETALIQAAGALAARGHEVIVFNNCEMPGQYDGVTYRPISDYVRRVSGLQFDVFIVSRFFDFFTIPIPARLKVLWNHDTLDRPDRLRPVLDRIDLLFTLSRFHRDNFLSRIPDLEGQTVVTRNGVDLALIDQATRNVNKDRQKVIYASRPERGLKILLEDIWPSLVKARPKLRLYLCGYEVQPADLAPDLSELYSYLNDLVKRSLNVVPLGPLTKEEYYRHLAQASLMLYPCLFPEISCIVAIEAQACGTPILTTDEFALAETVQVPEFKIAGTPGTREYDDLFIKQTLKLLDEPGLAAAHAARARTAIEEKYTWPTIVAEWERIFDLSLAARARTSADEFYNNHHRLFYPRLKKESLKILILHGKHLLIRELLNNLKALGHQARLVMIRDREADCQKIIQRLIEEIQMFKPDFVLTVNHLGFDMEGSVTGFLTQIKMPYASWYVDSPMLILRHYEKNISDFCSIFLWDSDYIADIKSLGIERVYYLPLGTDETVFKPLNGRPSPLAHLSCGISFVGNSMTKAILKKIEKFGFKPGFLSRLDQAAREFIEISDRTPLALLKRMGVLEHEAAAGLDAAGLVDLEALLIWRATQVYRLEMIQSLAPLHPTIIGDRAWADLLDPERFVLRDPLNYYEELPWFYPVCKVNFNVTSLQMKTGLNQRVFDLPACGAFVLSDAKRQMADLFQIGREVICYHEPAEALDLARFYLRHDAAREEVARLAYKRVLAEHTYRHRLSKLIEHMRRDYLS, from the coding sequence ATGGACAGGCCTGACCGAAAAACCATCGGCTTTTTCACTGACGGGCCGGCCTTTGACGGTGCAACCCTGCAGAAAAAGGCCCTGGGCGGCAGTGAAACAGCGCTGATCCAGGCCGCAGGCGCTCTGGCCGCCCGCGGCCATGAAGTCATTGTCTTCAATAACTGCGAGATGCCCGGCCAGTATGACGGTGTGACCTACCGTCCCATTTCAGATTACGTCCGCCGGGTCAGCGGTTTACAATTCGATGTTTTTATCGTCAGCCGGTTCTTCGATTTTTTTACGATTCCCATCCCGGCCAGGCTTAAAGTCCTCTGGAACCACGACACCCTGGACCGTCCGGACAGGCTGCGACCCGTGCTGGACCGCATTGACCTGCTTTTTACCTTGAGCCGCTTCCACCGAGACAATTTCCTCTCCCGCATCCCTGATCTCGAGGGCCAGACCGTGGTGACTCGAAACGGCGTGGACCTAGCGCTCATTGATCAGGCAACCCGCAATGTCAATAAAGATCGCCAGAAAGTCATTTACGCCTCACGGCCTGAGCGCGGGCTCAAAATACTCCTTGAAGACATCTGGCCCAGCCTGGTCAAGGCCAGGCCGAAGCTGAGATTGTATTTGTGCGGGTATGAGGTCCAGCCTGCTGATCTGGCGCCTGATTTATCCGAATTATATAGTTACCTGAACGATCTGGTGAAACGGTCGCTGAATGTCGTCCCCCTGGGCCCTCTGACAAAAGAAGAATACTATCGCCACCTGGCCCAGGCCTCGCTGATGCTCTACCCCTGCCTCTTTCCGGAAATAAGCTGTATTGTGGCCATTGAGGCTCAGGCCTGTGGCACACCAATCCTGACCACGGATGAGTTTGCCTTGGCGGAGACGGTTCAGGTTCCGGAATTCAAGATCGCTGGCACACCTGGAACCAGGGAGTATGATGACTTATTTATCAAGCAGACACTGAAGCTGCTTGACGAGCCGGGTCTGGCCGCTGCTCATGCCGCCAGGGCTCGAACTGCCATAGAGGAGAAATACACCTGGCCGACCATTGTTGCGGAATGGGAAAGAATATTTGATTTGAGTCTGGCCGCCCGCGCCCGGACATCTGCTGACGAGTTTTATAATAATCATCATCGCCTCTTTTACCCTCGCTTAAAAAAAGAGAGCCTGAAAATCCTGATCCTCCACGGGAAGCATCTGCTAATCAGAGAACTCCTGAACAACCTCAAGGCCCTTGGACACCAGGCCCGTCTTGTGATGATCCGGGACAGGGAGGCTGACTGCCAGAAAATAATTCAGCGTCTGATTGAGGAAATCCAGATGTTCAAGCCGGACTTCGTCCTGACTGTCAACCATCTCGGCTTTGACATGGAAGGATCTGTGACCGGCTTTCTGACACAAATAAAAATGCCTTACGCCTCCTGGTATGTGGACAGCCCCATGCTCATCCTACGCCACTATGAGAAGAATATATCGGATTTCTGCTCCATCTTTCTCTGGGACTCAGACTATATCGCGGATATTAAATCCCTGGGCATCGAGCGTGTATACTACCTTCCCCTGGGAACGGACGAGACGGTGTTCAAACCCCTCAATGGGCGACCCAGTCCGCTGGCCCACCTGAGCTGCGGCATCAGTTTCGTTGGCAACTCCATGACCAAGGCCATCTTAAAAAAGATCGAAAAATTCGGATTCAAACCAGGCTTCCTGTCCCGGCTTGATCAGGCAGCCCGTGAGTTCATCGAAATCAGCGACCGGACACCCCTGGCGCTCTTGAAACGGATGGGTGTCTTAGAACATGAAGCCGCAGCCGGACTCGATGCGGCTGGCCTGGTGGATCTCGAGGCCCTTTTGATCTGGCGAGCCACCCAGGTTTATCGCCTGGAGATGATTCAGTCCCTGGCCCCGCTTCATCCGACCATCATCGGCGACCGGGCCTGGGCCGATTTGCTGGACCCTGAACGTTTCGTCCTGCGGGACCCTCTCAACTACTACGAAGAGCTGCCCTGGTTCTATCCGGTCTGCAAGGTCAATTTCAATGTCACCAGCCTGCAGATGAAAACCGGGCTCAACCAGCGAGTCTTCGACCTGCCGGCCTGCGGAGCCTTTGTCCTGTCGGATGCCAAGAGGCAGATGGCAGACCTGTTCCAAATCGGCCGTGAAGTTATCTGCTACCATGAACCTGCAGAAGCCCTCGACCTGGCGCGATTTTATCTCCGTCACGACGCTGCCCGAGAGGAAGTGGCCCGACTGGCCTACAAACGGGTACTGGCTGAACATACCTACCGTCATCGCCTCTCAAAACTGATTGAACACATGAGACGAGATTACCTGTCATGA
- a CDS encoding tetratricopeptide repeat protein produces the protein MTSEPSLSLCMILRDETANLRHSLGPVHRLFDEVVVIDTGSKDGTQDLARSYGAKVIEIPWSDDFATARNASIAAASKDWLFWLDGDNRIMPEDVETIRGHIDARRESILWCIEVVVPSGEQLIQKRVFPNRPEVYFEGRVHEQLVHPAHYRLVMTPVKIIHWGYADKVKAKQKGERNLRLLKDMVKRQAPDLYLCYQTGKTLFNLRRFDEALPWLRRAAAARNQADQNQGLYFHAHILQAQTLERLGRIQEAEDCLKKLIKTNPEYGPSHFYLGRHLYARSDYKEAAKRLQAFLRQGANDPVSGLNSSHLTFMAALLLGRCHEKMKNPESAMAAYRMAAKVDPANPEPSLALARISLARNRPDQALRHVRRCLELSPGNRRGTELLEDIAGHGQA, from the coding sequence ATGACATCTGAGCCTAGTTTATCCCTGTGTATGATCCTGCGTGACGAGACGGCCAATCTGCGGCACAGCCTCGGTCCGGTGCACCGCTTATTCGACGAGGTTGTGGTCATTGACACCGGTTCAAAAGACGGAACCCAGGATTTGGCCCGTTCTTACGGCGCGAAGGTCATTGAAATCCCCTGGTCTGATGACTTTGCCACGGCTCGGAACGCCTCTATCGCGGCAGCATCTAAAGACTGGCTGTTCTGGCTGGACGGAGACAATCGTATCATGCCAGAGGACGTGGAGACGATTCGAGGTCATATTGACGCCAGGCGTGAATCAATCCTGTGGTGCATTGAGGTGGTTGTGCCTTCCGGGGAGCAGTTAATCCAGAAAAGAGTCTTCCCCAACCGGCCGGAAGTCTATTTTGAGGGGCGGGTTCATGAGCAGTTAGTCCACCCGGCTCACTACCGCCTGGTGATGACCCCGGTCAAAATCATCCACTGGGGTTATGCAGACAAGGTTAAAGCCAAACAGAAGGGGGAGAGGAACCTCCGTCTTCTGAAGGACATGGTCAAAAGGCAGGCCCCTGATCTTTATCTTTGCTACCAGACCGGCAAGACTTTATTCAACCTGCGCCGCTTTGATGAGGCTTTACCCTGGCTCAGGCGAGCCGCTGCGGCCCGAAATCAGGCGGACCAAAACCAGGGCCTCTATTTTCATGCTCACATCCTTCAAGCCCAGACATTGGAACGTCTGGGCCGAATTCAGGAAGCCGAGGATTGTCTTAAAAAATTAATCAAGACCAATCCAGAATACGGCCCAAGCCATTTTTATTTAGGACGCCATCTTTACGCCCGTTCTGACTACAAGGAAGCTGCGAAAAGACTTCAGGCCTTTTTAAGGCAGGGGGCCAACGATCCGGTGTCCGGATTGAATTCCAGCCACCTCACATTCATGGCCGCCCTCCTGCTGGGTCGGTGCCATGAAAAGATGAAAAATCCAGAGAGTGCCATGGCTGCTTACCGCATGGCGGCCAAGGTAGATCCAGCGAACCCTGAACCGAGTCTGGCCCTGGCCAGAATCTCCCTGGCCCGGAACCGCCCCGATCAGGCCCTGCGCCATGTGAGGCGCTGCCTTGAACTCTCCCCTGGCAACCGCCGGGGTACCGAACTTCTTGAGGATATAGCCGGCCATGGACAGGCCTGA
- a CDS encoding glycosyltransferase, with protein sequence MSVRAFMDFLLLGSNYFKHALQEMGHRAVWAGDDPACDLCLPAQKLDIPYIISRLSCSPEAVILTDDLGRRVFPSGLEKTSLLKVWYAVDGPLNFFWHKEYASLFDLVLVDQKDCAQKLSRLSAAKTCWLPVGIETELFQGPAEEKIYDLAFVGAVNKNVRPKRRRIIKLLSERHSVRTAGGRQKEWVPPQAAARLYRQARMVLNENLFDGVTTRMLEGMASGTMLFTEAAANGLEDLFQPGQDLAAFSPCDLLEQAEYYLNNEKERERIAARGREKVMTAHHIRHRTETLLNLTAHARPGTGLQEGGLFFGQQGKVLFLAAMRWPDQGSRNWIIRAETMLKRAKRLNQADKDALFFLGLIQILRNNHTEARINLEDAASQGSFRARLTLGYLALNKRDRRRAGQSFRQAVRQAEGQASFESDPFRNMSDNGDLSADQHHALGQLLEARGHDLTPGFSRLNLHMSMWNAFEHYYRAVTLDPYHLPALTRLGDLLMKYNANIEAYHFLARATEIDSVSIDLAQKANLAARQGYISVS encoded by the coding sequence ATGTCAGTTCGAGCTTTCATGGATTTTCTACTGCTTGGCAGCAATTATTTCAAGCATGCCTTACAAGAAATGGGACACCGGGCCGTATGGGCCGGTGATGACCCGGCGTGCGATCTATGTCTGCCAGCTCAGAAGCTGGATATCCCGTACATAATCTCCCGCCTTTCTTGTTCACCCGAGGCCGTCATCCTGACAGACGATCTGGGCCGAAGAGTCTTCCCTTCCGGCCTGGAAAAGACCTCCTTACTCAAGGTCTGGTACGCGGTTGACGGACCCCTGAATTTTTTCTGGCACAAAGAATACGCCTCTTTGTTCGATCTGGTTTTGGTTGATCAAAAGGATTGTGCTCAAAAACTGTCCAGGCTTTCGGCCGCAAAAACCTGCTGGCTGCCGGTGGGGATTGAAACTGAGCTTTTTCAGGGTCCGGCTGAGGAAAAAATCTACGACCTGGCCTTTGTTGGCGCTGTGAACAAAAACGTCAGGCCCAAGCGGCGCCGGATTATCAAGCTTCTGTCAGAACGGCATTCGGTGCGCACAGCCGGTGGCAGGCAAAAAGAATGGGTTCCGCCGCAAGCAGCGGCCCGGCTCTACCGGCAGGCCAGGATGGTGCTGAACGAGAACCTGTTTGATGGAGTAACCACCCGCATGCTTGAAGGCATGGCCTCCGGAACCATGCTCTTTACCGAAGCGGCTGCAAACGGCCTTGAAGACCTGTTTCAGCCAGGGCAAGACCTGGCCGCCTTCAGTCCTTGCGACCTGCTCGAACAGGCGGAATACTATCTGAATAACGAGAAAGAAAGAGAACGAATCGCGGCGCGGGGCCGGGAAAAAGTGATGACAGCCCATCATATAAGGCATCGGACTGAAACACTGCTAAACCTCACCGCCCATGCTCGCCCCGGAACCGGGCTGCAGGAAGGAGGTCTTTTTTTCGGCCAGCAGGGAAAGGTTCTTTTCTTGGCGGCCATGCGTTGGCCTGATCAAGGCAGCCGGAATTGGATCATACGGGCTGAAACAATGCTCAAAAGAGCCAAGCGCCTAAATCAAGCTGATAAAGACGCCTTGTTTTTCTTAGGCCTGATTCAGATACTCAGAAACAACCATACAGAAGCAAGAATCAACCTGGAAGACGCCGCCTCGCAAGGCAGCTTCAGGGCGAGACTCACATTAGGGTATCTGGCCCTGAACAAAAGAGACAGGCGCCGGGCGGGTCAATCCTTTCGGCAGGCGGTTCGCCAGGCTGAAGGTCAGGCTTCGTTTGAATCAGATCCTTTCCGAAATATGTCGGACAACGGGGATTTATCCGCGGACCAGCATCACGCGCTCGGCCAACTCCTTGAAGCCCGAGGCCACGACCTGACCCCAGGTTTTTCACGACTCAATCTGCACATGTCAATGTGGAACGCTTTTGAACATTATTACCGGGCCGTGACGCTAGACCCTTACCATTTACCGGCCCTGACGCGCCTGGGCGATCTTTTGATGAAGTACAACGCCAATATCGAGGCCTATCACTTCCTGGCCCGGGCAACCGAGATAGATTCTGTGTCAATTGACCTGGCGCAAAAGGCCAACCTGGCCGCCCGGCAAGGATACATCAGTGTCAGTTAG
- the flgM gene encoding flagellar biosynthesis anti-sigma factor FlgM: MEINEFDPGSKVNRYQGEAKAVADEIKEKKQPDQPSPVKEPSADKVQLSQQSREIARAKELAETAPAVRQEKVEAIKAKLAAGTYDVEAEDVADRMLKEALQELI; this comes from the coding sequence ATGGAAATAAACGAATTTGACCCCGGATCCAAGGTTAATCGCTACCAGGGTGAGGCCAAGGCTGTCGCAGACGAGATAAAAGAGAAGAAACAGCCCGACCAGCCTTCCCCGGTGAAAGAACCTTCCGCTGACAAGGTTCAGCTTTCGCAGCAATCCCGGGAAATCGCGCGGGCCAAGGAACTGGCCGAAACCGCTCCGGCTGTGCGTCAAGAAAAAGTGGAAGCCATCAAGGCAAAACTTGCGGCAGGGACTTATGATGTTGAAGCTGAAGATGTGGCTGATCGAATGCTGAAGGAGGCATTGCAAGAGCTGATCTAA
- a CDS encoding flagellar assembly protein FliW: MKIRTTRFGEIEVEDEAVISVPGGLIGFSDQERYVIIEHKPESPFFWFQAVDRPDLAFVIANPFAFKPDYDLNLSEDILADLGIEDPEDMVVYVIMTIPHGRPQDMTANLLGPLIINTKSRIVRQIILDDSEYSHRYPISAPSHEAETS; the protein is encoded by the coding sequence GTGAAGATCCGTACCACGCGGTTTGGTGAGATTGAGGTTGAGGACGAGGCCGTTATCTCAGTCCCCGGAGGCCTGATCGGATTTTCCGATCAGGAACGTTATGTGATTATCGAACACAAACCGGAATCACCGTTCTTCTGGTTTCAGGCAGTGGACCGGCCTGACCTGGCCTTTGTCATCGCCAATCCATTTGCCTTCAAGCCGGACTATGACCTGAACCTGAGTGAAGATATCCTGGCCGACCTTGGCATTGAAGATCCAGAAGATATGGTCGTGTATGTCATCATGACCATTCCCCACGGCCGTCCCCAGGACATGACGGCCAACCTGCTCGGGCCGCTCATCATTAACACCAAATCCAGAATAGTTCGGCAAATCATCCTGGATGACTCCGAGTATTCACACCGTTATCCTATTTCAGCGCCCTCGCATGAGGCCGAAACTTCTTAA
- the csrA gene encoding carbon storage regulator CsrA, giving the protein MLILTRKTGETIAIGDDIKVQVIDIKGKYVRLGIQAPNIIPVHRQEVFERIQEANRQAAGLAPDDLSEIASFWEKQKRSTKE; this is encoded by the coding sequence TTGCTGATCCTGACACGAAAAACCGGTGAAACGATAGCGATCGGGGATGATATCAAGGTTCAAGTAATTGATATTAAGGGTAAATATGTCCGCCTTGGCATCCAAGCTCCAAATATAATCCCGGTTCACCGGCAAGAGGTCTTTGAGCGTATTCAGGAAGCGAACAGGCAGGCCGCCGGTCTGGCCCCGGACGATCTGTCCGAGATTGCAAGCTTCTGGGAAAAACAAAAGAGGAGTACAAAGGAGTAG
- a CDS encoding flagellin, translating to MGLVINHNMMAMTAARHLQSIYGSLGKSIERLSSGLRVNSAADDAAGLAIRELMRADIRVTRQGIRNASDGISLLQTAEGALSVIDEKLVRMKELAEQAATGTYTTVQREIMNSEYQAMAAEIDRIANATDFNGVTMLNGDMRDGLKIHFGTGNSSAEDYYFIRIDDVRATPSTGLGVGTTETTNVDAWYNDNVYLGAANCAISTTNGYLFFAYDYDASRTAGSAVSTELGNIVGMYQVASAATESGAFGLNALVDAINEGTAARVGINIASPGPDGLGAALGLANSGDNVHLTVGDVKIAFYGSAAAAGGGAQYVDSDTDIAILASGTAAANFASILTSAINAANGNVFAVWNNDTSGIAVMVFAKQAGEAGNGYQAEEAIAGTSLKMQFSGASIDSTTSATTGTFSGGGESWVTASVTTDEDGRYRLRLDGTMTGAGHDIMFYEAADATDYNGGGICGASTWIGALSGYDDSATSEWIQLTDSSGVSAFLTEPGRTILTQSAAQLALGALKTAIDSKDTIRATLGAFQNRLENTITQLSIQAENLQAAESRISDVDMAWEMMEFTKNQIMVQAATAMLAQANTISQVALTLLS from the coding sequence ATGGGTTTAGTCATTAATCACAACATGATGGCCATGACGGCAGCTCGGCACCTGCAGTCTATCTATGGATCGCTCGGCAAGTCCATCGAGCGCCTGTCATCGGGTTTGCGAGTCAATTCCGCGGCCGACGATGCGGCAGGACTGGCGATCCGTGAACTCATGCGGGCAGACATCCGGGTCACCCGGCAGGGGATCAGGAACGCCAGCGATGGCATCTCCCTGCTTCAGACCGCTGAGGGCGCACTCTCGGTCATTGATGAGAAACTCGTTCGCATGAAAGAACTGGCCGAACAGGCCGCCACCGGTACTTACACCACGGTTCAGCGGGAGATCATGAATTCCGAGTACCAGGCCATGGCCGCTGAGATTGACCGGATCGCCAACGCCACGGACTTTAACGGTGTCACTATGCTCAATGGCGACATGAGGGACGGCCTGAAGATTCATTTCGGCACTGGCAACAGTTCGGCTGAGGACTACTACTTTATCAGGATTGACGACGTACGGGCCACGCCGTCCACCGGTCTTGGCGTCGGCACGACTGAGACCACGAATGTGGACGCCTGGTACAACGACAACGTTTACCTGGGCGCGGCCAACTGCGCTATCTCCACCACGAACGGCTACCTCTTCTTTGCTTATGACTATGACGCCAGCCGCACCGCCGGTTCGGCCGTGAGCACGGAACTGGGGAACATCGTTGGTATGTACCAGGTTGCCAGCGCTGCAACCGAAAGCGGCGCTTTCGGCCTGAACGCGCTAGTAGATGCGATCAACGAAGGTACAGCAGCCCGAGTCGGGATTAACATCGCATCACCGGGTCCAGATGGGCTTGGGGCAGCTCTGGGGTTGGCTAATTCCGGTGATAACGTGCATCTTACTGTTGGCGATGTTAAGATTGCATTTTACGGAAGCGCTGCGGCTGCCGGCGGTGGTGCCCAGTATGTTGACAGCGACACTGACATTGCCATTTTGGCGAGTGGTACTGCTGCAGCCAATTTTGCAAGTATTCTCACCTCAGCTATCAATGCAGCCAATGGCAATGTTTTTGCGGTATGGAATAATGATACCTCTGGGATTGCCGTTATGGTTTTCGCTAAGCAGGCCGGTGAGGCGGGCAATGGTTACCAAGCAGAGGAAGCTATAGCCGGCACTTCGTTGAAGATGCAATTTTCAGGTGCAAGTATTGACTCTACCACAAGTGCGACGACTGGAACGTTCTCTGGCGGTGGTGAAAGCTGGGTCACGGCCTCGGTTACCACGGATGAGGATGGTCGTTATCGCCTGAGGTTAGATGGTACAATGACCGGTGCTGGCCATGACATTATGTTCTATGAAGCGGCGGATGCTACCGATTACAATGGCGGCGGGATTTGCGGGGCTAGCACCTGGATCGGCGCTCTGAGCGGGTACGACGACAGTGCCACGAGCGAGTGGATCCAGCTCACCGACTCCAGCGGTGTCAGCGCCTTCCTGACCGAACCCGGCCGGACCATCCTGACCCAGTCCGCGGCCCAGTTGGCCCTAGGCGCGCTCAAGACGGCCATTGATTCGAAAGATACGATCCGGGCTACTCTGGGCGCCTTTCAGAATCGCCTGGAGAACACCATCACCCAGCTCTCGATCCAGGCCGAGAACCTGCAGGCGGCTGAATCCCGAATCTCGGACGTGGATATGGCCTGGGAGATGATGGAGTTTACCAAGAACCAGATCATGGTGCAGGCGGCCACGGCCATGCTGGCGCAGGCCAACACCATATCTCAGGTCGCTCTAACGCTTCTCTCCTAA
- the flgL gene encoding flagellar hook-associated protein FlgL: protein MNRVSQQSLYSMINFNLQRITYDLSKLNESISSGKKVNRPSDDILGGANILTMRTVLADIEQYQRDLSVANNLLMLSESALLNMKNSVTEAKVLAEQMSTETYQDSNLDVAAVAIDGIIDEIINLGNTSMEGRYIFAGSKTDTAPFIKELNIHDATAALAAASAYTGRAASAGTYTGSQSKEYMVQITSAGGAEALYASLTTNFDNTHDDLTITAKTAGPDGDNISIEYVDPLGINQPLGVVVNDLGGGVYNIQVNLATDGAGAIVSTAAEVMNAINTDPSASALVTASLAPGSDGSGVVSDMSGVPRNLSRGFSYASLTTNFASLTTSLADANDDLRLTAQNAGESGNDIRIRYVDPGASGQSLTIAVDGNDITVNLATDGTGAITTTATQVMNAINGDPEASALVSADLAGTDDGSGVVTAMGFTSLTTGRHNDLKFTALISGTEGNKISLIYNDPHLANQTTEVTVNNLGGGNYEIQVTLATDADGNISATAADVLAAIQAHDPVNPLDVAAGELVQVSLAEGSSGLGLINQIGTWSLAGSEDVAARFKVSEDGGLTWGPDDAFAASVTGTNIWDSTKADLDQGVQIAFTNEGTLSVSDQFTIEVSHYLGNTEDLEVNIQRNHRVKANVNGEEAMGGAGDPDNLLDCLFRLKQALLDHDPRAVADELPVFDQILENLSSQMAQTGVRINRTEVAGNILESTKIGATQRLSDIEDTDLIEAITALKLQEMAYQATLASTSMITSLSLLDYIR, encoded by the coding sequence ATGAATCGCGTCTCTCAACAGAGCTTATACTCAATGATCAACTTCAATCTGCAGCGGATAACCTATGATCTGAGCAAGCTCAATGAATCCATCTCTTCAGGGAAAAAGGTCAATCGGCCTTCGGATGACATCCTGGGAGGAGCGAACATCCTGACCATGCGGACCGTCCTGGCGGATATTGAGCAGTACCAGCGGGATCTGTCCGTGGCCAACAATCTGCTCATGCTTTCCGAATCCGCTCTCCTGAACATGAAAAATTCCGTAACCGAGGCCAAGGTCCTAGCCGAGCAGATGTCAACCGAAACTTACCAGGACTCGAATCTGGACGTAGCCGCGGTAGCCATAGACGGCATCATTGATGAAATAATTAACCTGGGCAACACCAGCATGGAAGGGCGCTATATCTTTGCAGGCAGCAAGACCGATACCGCTCCCTTTATCAAAGAGCTGAATATCCATGACGCCACAGCCGCGTTAGCCGCTGCCTCTGCCTACACCGGCAGGGCCGCCAGCGCCGGAACATACACCGGAAGCCAGAGTAAAGAATACATGGTCCAGATCACCAGCGCCGGAGGAGCCGAGGCCCTTTACGCCTCCCTGACCACCAACTTCGATAACACCCATGACGACCTTACTATCACCGCCAAGACCGCCGGGCCTGACGGAGATAACATCAGTATCGAGTACGTGGACCCCCTTGGTATCAACCAGCCCCTGGGGGTGGTTGTCAATGATCTTGGCGGCGGCGTCTATAACATCCAGGTCAACCTGGCCACCGATGGCGCCGGGGCCATCGTCAGCACCGCGGCTGAGGTCATGAATGCCATCAATACCGATCCAAGCGCCAGTGCGCTTGTTACGGCTTCCCTGGCCCCGGGCAGCGATGGCAGCGGTGTGGTCTCTGACATGAGCGGTGTCCCGCGAAATCTTTCCCGCGGATTTTCCTATGCCTCCCTGACCACCAATTTCGCCTCCCTGACCACGAGCCTGGCTGACGCAAACGATGACCTCCGTCTCACGGCTCAAAACGCCGGGGAGTCTGGTAACGATATCAGGATTCGCTATGTTGATCCGGGCGCTTCCGGCCAGAGCCTCACCATCGCAGTGGACGGTAATGATATCACCGTCAATCTGGCCACCGATGGAACCGGGGCCATCACCACGACCGCGACCCAGGTTATGAATGCCATCAATGGAGACCCTGAGGCCAGTGCCTTGGTTTCGGCCGACCTGGCTGGAACCGATGACGGTTCCGGTGTGGTCACGGCCATGGGCTTCACCAGCTTAACCACCGGGAGGCACAACGACCTGAAGTTCACGGCACTGATTTCCGGGACCGAGGGGAATAAAATTTCCCTTATCTATAACGACCCTCACCTGGCCAACCAGACCACCGAGGTGACCGTAAACAACCTTGGCGGAGGAAACTATGAAATTCAGGTGACCCTGGCTACCGATGCAGACGGGAATATTTCCGCCACCGCGGCAGACGTTCTGGCAGCCATCCAGGCCCATGACCCGGTCAATCCCCTGGATGTTGCGGCCGGGGAGCTGGTTCAAGTCTCACTGGCCGAGGGAAGCTCGGGCTTGGGTCTCATTAATCAGATCGGAACATGGTCACTGGCTGGCAGTGAGGACGTTGCAGCCAGATTCAAGGTCTCTGAAGACGGAGGCCTGACATGGGGGCCGGACGACGCCTTTGCGGCCAGCGTCACAGGAACCAATATCTGGGACAGCACCAAGGCCGACCTGGATCAGGGAGTGCAAATCGCCTTCACCAATGAAGGAACCTTATCCGTAAGTGACCAATTCACCATAGAGGTCAGTCACTATTTAGGGAACACCGAAGACCTTGAGGTGAACATACAGCGCAACCACCGTGTTAAAGCCAACGTCAACGGGGAGGAGGCCATGGGTGGAGCCGGCGATCCTGATAACCTTCTGGACTGCCTCTTTCGCCTGAAACAGGCCCTGCTTGATCATGATCCGCGGGCCGTGGCCGACGAACTGCCCGTTTTTGACCAGATATTAGAAAACCTGTCTTCCCAGATGGCTCAAACAGGCGTGCGTATCAACCGCACTGAGGTGGCAGGCAACATCCTGGAAAGCACCAAAATCGGGGCGACACAGCGGTTGTCGGACATCGAAGACACAGATCTTATTGAGGCCATCACCGCTCTTAAGCTCCAGGAAATGGCTTATCAGGCCACCTTAGCCTCAACGTCCATGATTACCTCCCTCTCCTTGCTCGACTACATCCGTTGA